aatgggacttgagaccaactaaaaaaattaattacacttcaattatcttttttccgaacctggtttctgtcatttactgtagtttttatcacgctgatgtaaattcaaatgtttgtttttaaaataagtttgtgtttagttagttatttaatgatataaaaacggtggtgtcacgtcatgattgacagctgtgatatcgtgtgatatgcgcattctgcgagagcgagggcggggttttgatttcgcggcttcaattcctgctcactactgcgcatgactggtcccgaaatcactactgcgcagactcaagacccaagatgtcagcgccatatcgggacactggcggcttcacttttcaccaatggaagggagcgaacaggcgtcgtccatctttttttacagtctatgttgCAAACTGAATGAGTGAGAGAATACAGGTTATACTTATTTAGTGTAAATTTGAAGTTTTAGTTTTACAAGACATGAATTACACTTACGATTTACAGTACAATGTTacaaaacttattttcttacgcaTGATTTACACCTTTACAAACCTGTTTTTGCacatgcaaatttattttagGCTTGCAATGTCACTTACACTCTCGCAATTTTTATGTGTATGCAAATCTTTTTGACATTAATTTACCTTCATAGTAATTAACCTTCATGGGGTGATGACATCTAAAAAGTCAAATTTGAAAGAAAGAGAGGGGAGAGAAAATATAACAACCATGTTTCATGCCACTAAACTTCCATGTATTGTGGTGacaacaccccccccccccctcaagCATATCTCAGATATGACGCACACATAAACACTTCCTTTAATGCTGCTCTAAGTCATTTTATGTTTGTGTTGAGTGAATGACtggttttgtttgtttaggtTAAATAGCATTTAAGTTTCTTTTTCTGCGTTAATACCAGGCTTCACGAAACTGCATAACCATGTCAAGTGACATTTCCATGAGTGAAACATCAGGAAAGTTACAAGGGAACTACTTATGAGGCTGTGCTGGGTTTCTGAATTACACTATTTGAATCTGTCAAAAAAGGCGATGTTTTTATTTCTGATTTAATTTAACTGAATTGTAGTTGATTTTTAACTTCTAATTTTTACTTATTAATGCCATAGTTGATTCAAGTtgattattacatttaaaaggtTGTCAATtatttgtttgatttattatttGGGATGATTTGTCATGATGTTAGCTGCCTTGGCTGATTTAAAACTGGAGGATAAGATGGAGAATAAGGACCCATCTGATATACAGTGGTACTGGTTTTACAAGGAGCATGGTGCCTGGCACATGGTTGAGGTGATGTATTATTTTCATATATTTCATTGCTATAATTAAACTTTAGTTCCTTGCCTCTTCTTCACTcttttttttactcatttatgtTTTTAGGATGAGCCAGTCATTTTTATGTCCAGTGGTGATCTAGAgagatattacattaaaaaccCTTATGGGGTTGTAAACATGACCACTGCAGGAGGGCCAGTTATGATCGATTTTGCAAGTAAGCAAAGTATTAGACTGTGTAAATGAACCAAACATAGTTCATACATATATGATGGTCATGAATCTGTTAAATGTTTAATCATATGCATTCTAGAGAAAATCCAGGTCAACTTAAGAACTGGGCAAACAAGGCAGATTGAACGCTCTTTTATGATTAAGAATAGCGTCAGGTGAGTAGGCTAAAAAATATTTGGAGTCCTTAATAAATGCATCATGGAGTTACATATCAaattagaaaaacaaaacaagagaaaacaagcatttataaaaaaacccCACATGGCACAAGGACACTTTTCAAGCagattgttttaataaaaaaattaggttgttaatgataaaacaaagcaatataTTGTGCAAAATCAAGAAAAGGGTAACAGTTGCATTTGTTTGCAgatgattttaatatttttatttatttttggggtgattcatgtgtgtgtatatagtGTGTCCATGGATAGTAATTTTCAAATAAATGAAATCGAAACCAACCTGTCTCACAATGCAGATGCAAATGTGATGCTGTTTCAACATCTCCACCCGCTCACTGGGAATATGCTGACCCCAAGGAACCTTATCAGGTGGCAATAAGTACTTAGGTTAAACAATGTTACATTTGTCAATACTATATTAGTGGATCTAATAGTTTAAGTCTTCTAACAAATCTAACCTCTCATAATCAGGCATTTACTGTGAAAAGAGAAAGCAGTGAATATCAGAAGATTGAGAGTTTTGTCAAGGATGTTGGCCTACTGCAGCAAACCATTGTTTCCATCTGCAGAATACAGAATGTGGACCTTTGGGAATTGTATTGCAGGTAATGAGAATTGCTACTGAATATTAAAGTAAATCTTATTGACATGCACATCACATGTATATTTAGCGGACCATTATAATTTTCTCATTGTCACCCTATTTTCATGACTTCCAAATCATTATCAATCTCAACATTTgactttttgtgtttttgctaTTCCCAAAAGTCATTCTTTCACTGCATTACAGCAGAAAACTGTAATGcatattttgtgtgtgtatatctgtgtttatttacagtaaatCATGCATGCAAATCTGTGATTCTACAAATAGGCTTCATTTTATATgtattcttatttttatttgttttgtgtgtACATATGACATGCTTTGGACTTTTTAAATTTACACTTGTATTCAATTTTCAATACTTTTCTCAgctaatgtatatatattttcctCAAACCTGAATTAATGAGATTCATTTATCAGTTGCTAAAAAAATAAGCTAAATCtggttaaagggcacctattgtaaaaaattttcatttcctttggtgtgtaatgtaagtgtgtattacatgttaaggatatgcaaaaggtacaaaccccaaagtaaacaatgacgcttAAGTTATCTTCTCCAACAAAAATCTGTTTTCTTGGAcgacaacaaacacacggattgtaggcaacagtttacttcataGGCCTGTTGACGAAAAAAAGACCGACATTACCATAATTCatcccgcttcagactcacagcctgtaagttaactcctgttagcattaccttgtgagtgaatctttcaaatatgttcaggagcatcacatttccgcaTCACAAttaactggccaatcagggacacaaagcttttcaaatcaatgagttttaGGGATGTAATGATTCAATCACGACTCAATCGCGgtccccattaaaaatgcctgtctaaTATCAATTCTGAATCGCGattctttgttttatgcacagcttgtgtgtgtactacggcattaggtcagtaggaagtccttatcaatctaaaatcattatgagtcggagtcgtttattacgtgcatttaaaaagccaCACTCGTTAagcaaaatcattcaaaatattctttattatcatgaaaatacctgaaacaatctgaagaacagtgtataaatattcctgtgtagacatttcctggaatagtgtttgcaATGATACTTCTtgtgtggcacaaagggagtttttttgcatgagagcgccccctggcgttcggatgtgccggtatttcaccgtaattcattcaaattcattcattgagaaaacgcggatttgcacggttaatcgttacacccctaatgagttttgtacaaaatctgtgcgttttaggaagagagtgaaatctggagctacaaaaatttatgGTATGTGGACAAATAATGtgttgaaccataaaccatgcgaacacattgtattataccaaatacacaaaataacttttttagcaatgaaataggtgccctttaacaaAGATTTTTCATGACACAAATTGTTTTATGTACACATTTGTAAATATTATACAATTCTATATTCTCTTGCATCAATAATCCATATACATGTATGACTGCTTTGCAAATTCATAGGAAAAAAATCCAGTTGATGAAGATTAAAGGACAGTCAGAAATTGAAGAGCAAAAGTTGTTTCATGGCACGAGCGTTAACAACCTTCACTCCATTTgcacatttaattttaactgcaGACTACCACAAAGTAAAAGAAGGAGACACACATATGGCAATGGTTTGTTGTGATATAATTGTGATATattattaattgctattttaaacagaatatatccaatacatatatgtttctttcttttcaGGGACATACTTTGCAAAACATGCATCCTATGCTGACAATTATAGTGAAATCAACACTCAGGGCACTAAAATAATGCTGCTTGCTCGAGTTATTGTTGGGAAGTACAAAACAGGAAGCCGTGATTATTGTACACCTGATGATGATGAAAATGAATACACATATGATAGTTGTGTAGACGATACTCGTTATCCAAGGATTTTTGTGATCTTTGATTCCAATCAGATCTATCCTGAGTATGTGCTTGAGTATCGCTGATAATGATATTGGTGAAAGTAACATAGCAACAGTGAGTTTTGGACAagctaaaatgtttttaaaacataccgtataatataacataacataaataCAAAAGTATCCAGTGTAATTTGACACCAAGTTGTCTTTGAAGAATACCATTTAAAGTTTGGCGCCCTATTTATTCCATAGgttaagtttagtttcatgtgctcacgtaaaactttcatgtgcagaatttaaaattaagtttaggTTTGCGTGCGCACTTGAAACTATCGTgtgtgcacgtgaaactaaactttatttaatttttgctccatgtccccttaggggctccataGTAATCCAACCCAAAAACTGCAAGATGTTTTGTTGGTAATGAACTTTAGATGACAAAATTATGAGTTGGCTCAGGATGTGAGAACAGAACACATCTaaagtaagaataaaaaaattaacagtacaaaaacaaacaaaaaaagttaaaaaataaatatattttttgtttgttttttactttgCCTGTTAATGTGCTTTATCTGTTGGTTAATCTTTCTTAAAGCTGCAGTCTGTGGCTGAATAATTAAATATGGGGTGAGTGTTTAAATAagacatttattattttaatgtacAACTTAATCATCTCTCTGTGATTAACAGGCAACAAATATTCAGTCAAAGTAGTCTTCAATGTCAATATTAGGGTCAAGCAGATGTTCGCCATATCGGGACAAGTCCATTTGGTTGAGAATGAGGTTCTCAAAGGTTTCTTCTAGATCAGTCTCTCCAATAAGGACGGCCCCAACCATTCGGCCTCCAGACAGAACCACCTTCACATACTCCTGACCTTTAGTACAGCGAAGAAGAAGCTCATGGTCCTGACCCAATCCCTGTGCATTAAACTTTCCCAGCAAAACCACCTGTAAAACAAAAAGTGTAGAATGAACAtgatttagaaaaatgttaaatCCTAATGTAAGTTAAATGTTCTACCATTTGCAatagtgtctgctaaatgaatgTGATCTGTGCTGACAAAAAGAGTCAGAATGCGCACCTTTCACTTTGAGCTACATGCAAAAGAAAGTACAAATGTCGATTTTGGTTGAAattgaggttttcataaaaataagtacattaagCTTTCATCTAGTGATCCCAATTCTCTAAATATTCATTAAACGTCTATTATTATCTTAATTTGTAAGTTTTTTGAGATATGTATCAGCCCAAATGCTTAATCTAATACATAGATGCGTGTCCATCCACATGTGCATCTGACATtttggtttcagttttaaaaCTCCCAGGAATTCgaaaataaagtgcaggacttgcttgatgttgaACATATAGTTTTCCTGTATTGTttttgactgtgtgtgtgtcaaatctattagttttaccagtgattttaaggtataGATGTGGTGATATTGTTTTTTAacctttaaaaatcttttacatgatttttctcaaaactgACTTTGCTGACTCTGTCAACTTCAAACAAATCATGTGTCCTTTTGAAGTTTATTTAATAGAGAATAATTCAATAATTAAAAAGTTTAAGTATTTCCACCTCACCTACAGATTcacaaaatataaagaaaaaccTTCTTAAAAAACAGACTGGCATCTTCTAATATGGATGTTTatttagtacatttattttattagtaCACCTTTGTGGGTTTAATATGGAAATGGATTGAACTTTagcttaaaataaatgtttataagatatttttataaagttaATTATTGTGGGTATTTTAGGTTGTTGAATGGGGAATGTAATTGAACAGTATATAACTAAACAAAggtaaaaataagaaaaactcTTGTACATTACAGCAATTAAATAGGCATTCTTATTAAAATTGAAAGATGTAGTATTTATGTTTTGTGCTGGGTTTGAATCAATTTcctaaaaatgcaataaattcaaATATTATCATTTCAATAAAGTGCCGCagggatgatgtatttttgtaggctaacCCAGAAGTTAGCAGGATACTGGTTCCCTCGCAAAATAGCCCTTtcatttccccatagacttttggattatcacaaaaataatgtttaacaaaagtttatgacacttatATGTTTTGTCCAACAGGttaatcttcacagatgaataCACATTTTATGTGACTTTtgaaatttctttaaatttCTCAGAAATTAAATTTCTATTGAACGCATTTACActtaaaaattcataaaatttgTATTCCTCTGTATTTTTCTTAACAGATACTCTTATAATCCAACAACATCTGCAAAATGtctacacacacaaaataaagaGAATAAAAGGAATAGACTAACAAGGAGAGCTAGAGTTTTGAAATTGTGACTTAAACAGAGGCAATTACCTTGTAGTTAAAGAACTTGGTGATGTGTGAGAAGAGCTCAAAGCAAAAGTCCAGCTCTATAGACTCCTCTAGCACTGCTGCTGCCATACAACGTGCTGCGTACCAGCCCATCTGACGCGCCTGAGTCCACAAGCGCATCTTACCAACACAAACAAAAAGATTTTGATcgtatttctttatttaaaatagaCTTACATGACTACATGTTACACAAGTTCAAAGCTGCAAATGTACCTGTTGCCAAAGTGCACTGGGCTTCCAGCCTACGGTACACACATCTCCTGCTGCGTACACATCCTGCTCTGATGTCTGCATGTGATCGTCTACTATGAGTCCATGATCTGCTGCCAGCTCAAACTATAGGGGacaaataaaactatttaatataaaaaaactttaaaaatatactgTGCCACACACAGTATAGCAGCGAGCATAGTAATGTATGTCATAGATGATCACTTTTAGTTGACCATGAAGATGAAAGACAGAGAATTGAGAATTAAATAAGCCAGATTTGTAATGAAAATGAATTTTTACATTGTTGCCATGAAGAAATGGATCAGTGTTTGGCACCACGCCTGTTGCGCTAACAATGAAATCACAGCCGTAAGTCTTCCCATTGGTTAGCTGAACATAAACTGGCCACATGCCTACAGAAAGAAACAGATATTTGTAGGTATTGTTTTTGGTTATTGTTTGGAGATTTAATAGTAAAACGTTGGTTAACTTTGGTTTTATATTAACCTAATTCAGATTTCTCTGTGTTGAGATCAGACAGAAGAAATTCTTGCTGTGTGTAAATCTTCTCAACTTCACACTCATATTCAATATGAACCCCACTGGAACTCTGTGAATTTGAGATTAAACAATGAGATTAGGGTGAAAAGAGCTAATCAGCAAAAGCAAGGGAATGCCATAATTGACCAATCAATTGCATGGATTTGTGCAACAAAATGCTGGTATAGTGAAACAGAACATGAATCCAAACCTTCTCTGCTCCTCTCAGTTCAATCCCTTCATGCCAGTCCGGACCCAGGGCACTGCTAAGCTCTCCTAAAACCCCACTCTGGCCTGCAATGAAACACACTTCAAGTCAAATATCTGgacaaaaaaaattctgtccAAAAACTGCCACAAGATGGCAGAAGTGCACAATGTTTCAGAGTGCCTATTTTTTGTGTGCCCTAGACCAGTGGTTGTGAAACATTTTCAGCGTGCTTATTTCATCAAATactctgaaatatcagagaaagctcttacatatacaaaacactgtgcacaATGTTTACTAACTACACAAGCAGCGAACTCTGATTTAATATTATTGCACATTTGAACCCATTATTTCTCCCGTTCGTGTTTAACCGACAGCAGGGGGACTCATCCACAGACCACCCTCTCAGAAAATaaggacagaagcggtcaaaagtggacaaaagagacggagtAAAATACCAGGTGCTAACACGAATgggtctcttttgtccacttctGATCCTATTGCgaggctcaacataaaggactgcccagTGCTCCagggcaagcgtgagagacgttcgggccagtaaaaagtattgtcactttcCCGATCAtgccagtgcttcaccctcagtcactaaaatatatttgcatCAATTATATTATTtgacatcttggaagcagacatttacttgggtaaaacacgacaaaagaaacaatgcaatattttgcacaatttgctgtcagtttacaggtaggCTAAAGAAGAAAAGTTGGGAGCTTTTTTCGTTGGAatatgtctgttttatatgtatacaattatatttgactttttaattattttttttaaatatgtgacactgacattttttttattggggccagtgaaagTTTTGGCAGGGAAAGGGAAAAGCTGAACCACTGGACTattgaaataaagtgttactgaAACAAACCAGTTTTTGGTGAACTCATACCTCCAGTCTTTTCCGTAGTGTAACGTGCTCTCTTGCAGGCCAATGATCTGTCTTTCTTTTCAGCTTCCAGTGATGGAATGAGAAACTGAGCAGCTCCTGCATCAAAGAATGTGTTTCCTATGGCTTTATCTTTTATCGCCCAAATCACCTCGCAACCCTCTACTTCATATCtgcaaaaatatatacagtagcatacagtatataaaagaaCAATGTATTTTAATCAGTGGGTTATGAcccaaatattaatattaatgcaAATAATACAATGCATGTTCCCATATAAGCATGCAGAGTGAGAACAGCAAACTTAGCAACTTTTAAAATGGGATTAAGAACTATATCATCTGTTGTTGATATCATAGACCATGCATCCAATAAAACTTTGTAATTTATGGACTTTGGGGGTATTTATTTAGAACAAAGTAACAATGGCAAGCTGAGAAACAGAAGGAGAAAAACAGGACACAGATCAAACTTAGGTGTACCTTAATATCTTTTAGAGGGTTTGTTTAAGTTACTCACACCAATTCTAAGGCGATCCCTCCATTTCCAACAACCACTATCCTCTTAGCCTTTGATAAACGCTTTTGAAATTCCTGTGAAAACATTGTGTGCAGAATATTTGTCTGAATTCTCAATCTGACTGTTAGAGGTGCACCAATAATTGTACACCGATCATCTTCAAATTGACTATGAAAGAGTTCCAGTGTACCT
The Paramisgurnus dabryanus chromosome 1, PD_genome_1.1, whole genome shotgun sequence genome window above contains:
- the pyroxd1 gene encoding pyridine nucleotide-disulfide oxidoreductase domain-containing protein 1, which gives rise to MASEKVTFVIVGGGIAGVTCAEQLASQFPSEGIYLLTASPLVKTITNFKQVSKTLEEFNVEEQPSSVLEEKYPNLKIVQSAVQLLQVKEHQLQTDNGQTFHYKKLCLCSGARPKLLTQDNPHVLGIRDTDSAQEFQKRLSKAKRIVVVGNGGIALELVYEVEGCEVIWAIKDKAIGNTFFDAGAAQFLIPSLEAEKKDRSLACKRARYTTEKTGGQSGVLGELSSALGPDWHEGIELRGAEKSSSGVHIEYECEVEKIYTQQEFLLSDLNTEKSELGMWPVYVQLTNGKTYGCDFIVSATGVVPNTDPFLHGNNFELAADHGLIVDDHMQTSEQDVYAAGDVCTVGWKPSALWQQMRLWTQARQMGWYAARCMAAAVLEESIELDFCFELFSHITKFFNYKVVLLGKFNAQGLGQDHELLLRCTKGQEYVKVVLSGGRMVGAVLIGETDLEETFENLILNQMDLSRYGEHLLDPNIDIEDYFD